A genomic window from Pseudomonas argentinensis includes:
- a CDS encoding FecCD family ABC transporter permease: MNKPETVVAAAVERNAIAEHRLRERKRWRNCLLFTLLCSACLVLDIATGPSMLSPWDVLRSLLDIGERPAMTDTIVHDLRLPVALMALAVGASLGAGGAQMQTLLNNPMASPYTLGMAAAAGFGAALSLAFGSFGLGPLIGVPLGAFACSMLAVVFLFALATLRHAGSHTIILGGIAMLFLFQSLLSLVQFLSSPELSQQILFWLFGNLGKATWTTLGITAGVTLLCCVILMGDAWKLAALSLGETRAVSLGVNIRVLRLKILILVAVMTATATSFVGVIGFVGLVSPHIARMLVGEDQRFLLPLSAICGAFMLSAASVLSKSIVPGALFPIGIVTAIVGVPFLLWLIFAPQRGRT; encoded by the coding sequence ATGAATAAGCCGGAAACCGTGGTGGCAGCTGCGGTCGAGCGCAATGCCATCGCCGAACACCGCCTGCGCGAGCGCAAGCGCTGGCGCAACTGCCTGCTGTTCACCCTGCTATGCAGCGCCTGCCTGGTGCTGGATATCGCCACCGGGCCGTCGATGCTCTCACCGTGGGACGTGCTGCGCTCGCTGCTGGATATCGGCGAGCGCCCGGCGATGACCGACACCATCGTCCATGACCTGCGCCTGCCCGTGGCGCTGATGGCCCTGGCGGTCGGCGCTTCCCTCGGCGCTGGTGGCGCGCAGATGCAGACCCTGCTCAACAACCCCATGGCCAGCCCCTACACCCTGGGCATGGCCGCCGCGGCCGGCTTTGGCGCGGCGCTGAGCCTGGCCTTTGGCAGCTTCGGGCTGGGCCCGCTGATCGGCGTGCCGCTGGGCGCCTTCGCCTGTTCGATGCTGGCGGTGGTGTTCCTGTTTGCCCTGGCCACCCTGCGCCACGCCGGCAGCCACACCATCATCCTCGGCGGCATCGCCATGCTGTTCCTGTTCCAGTCGCTGCTATCGCTGGTGCAGTTCCTGTCCTCGCCGGAGCTGTCGCAGCAGATCCTCTTCTGGTTGTTCGGCAACCTCGGCAAGGCGACCTGGACGACCCTCGGCATCACCGCCGGCGTGACCCTGCTGTGCTGCGTGATCCTGATGGGCGATGCCTGGAAGCTGGCGGCCCTGAGCCTTGGCGAAACCCGCGCGGTGAGCCTGGGCGTGAACATCCGCGTGCTGCGCCTGAAGATCCTGATTCTGGTGGCGGTGATGACCGCCACGGCGACCAGCTTCGTCGGTGTGATCGGTTTCGTCGGCCTGGTGTCGCCGCATATCGCGCGAATGCTGGTCGGCGAGGATCAGCGCTTTCTGCTGCCGCTGTCGGCCATCTGCGGCGCCTTCATGCTGTCGGCGGCGTCGGTGCTGTCCAAATCCATCGTGCCGGGCGCGCTGTTTCCCATCGGCATCGTCACCGCCATCGTCGGCGTGCCGTTCCTGCTCTGGCTGATCTTCGCCCCCCAGCGAGGCCGCACATGA
- a CDS encoding ABC transporter substrate-binding protein: MSKQRAYPLVVMVIAFLLSSLCRAEQVVDVLGRSVTVTLPAKRVVLGFNFEDYAAVGGEKAFDSVVGISRGAWERKVPENWKRYVAHYPKLDTLADIGEVETQSFSVEKVLSLEPDLLVLTDWQFQALPDEVARLEKAGVPVLVIDYNAQTLERHVNSTLLLGEVTGQQARARELADLYSAAVKDIDSRIAKANKPKPRIYIEFGNKGPAEYSFTYGKNMWGAMAIAVGGDNIAAPYVRDWGQINPEQVLVARPEVIIISGREDNTNPTALSMGPGVDEATARKQLQAFASRPGWAELPAIRDGRLYGVYQGSSRSLGDFTMLQFIAKQLYPDIFADLNPMANYENYYRKYLPILLEGTYAISAHE; this comes from the coding sequence ATGAGCAAGCAACGCGCTTACCCGCTAGTAGTAATGGTTATCGCTTTTCTTCTTTCTAGCCTTTGTCGCGCCGAGCAGGTGGTCGATGTGCTGGGCCGTAGTGTGACGGTGACCTTGCCAGCCAAACGGGTGGTGCTGGGGTTCAACTTCGAGGATTACGCAGCCGTCGGTGGCGAAAAGGCGTTCGACTCGGTGGTGGGGATTTCCCGCGGGGCCTGGGAGCGCAAGGTGCCGGAGAACTGGAAGCGTTATGTCGCGCACTACCCGAAGCTGGACACCCTGGCCGATATCGGCGAGGTGGAAACCCAGAGTTTTTCGGTCGAGAAGGTGCTAAGCCTGGAGCCGGATCTGCTGGTGCTTACCGACTGGCAATTCCAGGCACTGCCCGATGAGGTCGCGCGGCTGGAGAAGGCCGGCGTGCCGGTGCTGGTGATCGACTACAACGCCCAGACCCTGGAGCGCCACGTGAATTCCACCCTGCTGCTCGGTGAAGTGACCGGCCAGCAGGCCCGCGCCCGTGAGCTAGCGGACCTGTACAGCGCGGCGGTCAAGGATATCGACTCGCGCATCGCCAAGGCCAACAAGCCCAAGCCACGCATCTATATCGAGTTCGGCAACAAGGGCCCGGCCGAGTACTCCTTCACCTACGGCAAGAACATGTGGGGCGCGATGGCCATCGCGGTCGGTGGTGACAATATCGCCGCGCCCTACGTGCGCGACTGGGGCCAGATCAACCCGGAGCAGGTGCTGGTCGCGCGCCCCGAGGTGATCATCATTTCCGGCCGAGAAGACAACACCAACCCCACCGCCCTGTCCATGGGCCCTGGCGTGGACGAGGCCACGGCGCGCAAGCAGCTGCAGGCCTTCGCCTCGCGCCCGGGCTGGGCGGAACTGCCGGCGATTCGTGACGGTCGTTTGTACGGCGTTTACCAGGGCAGCTCGCGCAGCCTGGGCGACTTCACCATGCTGCAGTTCATTGCTAAGCAGCTGTACCCGGATATCTTTGCCGACCTGAACCCGATGGCCAACTACGAGAATTACTACCGCAAGTACCTGCCGATCCTGCTCGAGGGCACCTATGCCATCAGCGCCCATGAATAA
- the nadS gene encoding NadS family protein, translating into MNKFFDDLLESVQQMDEIHRGERQPSREFTVDALQVKEIRKATGLTQAKFAAMIDVQLGTLRNWEQGRREPTGPAKALLRAIHNDPKHVIQALSV; encoded by the coding sequence ATGAACAAGTTCTTCGACGACCTGCTGGAAAGCGTTCAGCAGATGGACGAGATTCACCGGGGCGAACGCCAGCCATCCAGGGAGTTCACCGTGGATGCCCTGCAGGTGAAAGAGATCCGCAAGGCCACTGGCCTCACTCAAGCCAAGTTCGCGGCCATGATCGATGTGCAGCTCGGCACCCTGCGCAACTGGGAACAAGGCCGCCGCGAACCGACCGGCCCGGCCAAGGCGTTGCTGCGCGCTATCCACAACGACCCCAAGCACGTCATCCAGGCACTGTCCGTCTAG
- a CDS encoding alpha/beta fold hydrolase, with protein sequence MKPAIAVIDVHRTYKVHTEFHANPSAQKTIILVNGSLATTASFAQTVKYLGTRFNVVLFDQPYAGQSRAHNRNDHCISKEDEAAILLDLIDHYGAHYLMSFSWGGIASMLALTERPPTLEKAVFASFSPILNEPMLGYLGRALMCLSQQDGDKVGHLINDTIGKHLPSLFKRYNHKHTSRLTAHEYRQMNAHVQQVLRMQAHCHMDRLGGIDIPLLFINGELDEYTAAADARLMARYINDCHFATVSNAGHFIDMEHKGAWLQTQNALLGFLQHHTTSKRFSVHPGLHAMAV encoded by the coding sequence ATGAAGCCAGCAATCGCTGTCATCGACGTGCACAGGACGTACAAGGTACACACGGAGTTTCACGCCAACCCTTCGGCGCAGAAGACCATCATCTTGGTCAACGGCTCGCTGGCGACCACCGCCTCCTTCGCGCAGACGGTCAAGTACCTCGGCACCCGCTTCAACGTGGTGCTCTTCGACCAGCCCTACGCCGGCCAGTCGCGGGCGCACAACCGCAACGACCACTGCATCAGCAAGGAAGACGAAGCGGCGATCCTGCTCGACCTGATCGACCACTACGGGGCCCATTACCTGATGTCGTTTTCCTGGGGCGGCATAGCCAGCATGCTGGCCCTCACCGAGCGCCCGCCTACGCTGGAAAAGGCCGTGTTCGCCTCGTTCTCGCCCATTCTCAACGAACCGATGCTCGGCTACCTGGGCCGCGCCCTGATGTGCCTGAGCCAGCAGGACGGCGACAAGGTCGGTCACCTGATCAACGACACCATCGGCAAGCACCTGCCGTCGCTGTTCAAACGCTACAACCACAAGCACACCAGCCGCCTGACTGCCCATGAATACCGGCAGATGAACGCCCATGTGCAACAGGTGCTGCGCATGCAGGCCCACTGTCATATGGATCGCCTGGGCGGCATCGACATCCCGCTGCTGTTCATCAACGGCGAACTCGACGAATACACCGCCGCCGCCGACGCCCGCCTGATGGCCCGCTACATCAACGACTGCCACTTCGCCACGGTCAGCAACGCCGGCCACTTTATCGACATGGAACACAAGGGCGCCTGGCTGCAGACCCAGAACGCCCTGCTCGGCTTTCTGCAACACCACACCACCAGCAAACGCTTCAGCGTCCACCCCGGCCTGCACGCCATGGCCGTATAA
- a CDS encoding pseudouridine synthase, giving the protein MRLDRFLSNFPRFSRQDSRLLISIGRLRVDGEIIVDPRFDIRDFQRVELDDELLQAGRSARYWMLHKPVGVVSATEHDEHRTVLDLLDEPDKHELHLAGRLDLNTSGLLLITNDGRWSRRITQPQERKPKVYHVTTEQPITDEYAEVFARGLYFAFEGLTTLPAELEVLDSHHARLTLFEGRYHQVKRMFGHFRNRVVALHRERMGEIVLDPQLAPGLYRALSAAEIASV; this is encoded by the coding sequence ATGCGCCTGGATCGTTTCCTCAGCAATTTCCCGCGCTTCAGCCGGCAGGACAGCCGCCTGCTGATCAGCATCGGCCGCCTGCGCGTGGACGGTGAGATCATCGTTGATCCACGCTTCGATATCCGCGACTTCCAGCGTGTGGAGCTGGACGACGAACTGCTGCAGGCCGGGCGCAGCGCGCGCTACTGGATGTTGCACAAACCGGTCGGCGTGGTCAGCGCCACCGAGCACGACGAACACCGCACCGTACTCGACCTGCTCGATGAGCCGGACAAGCACGAGCTGCACCTGGCCGGGCGCCTGGACCTCAACACCAGCGGCCTGCTCCTGATAACCAACGACGGGCGCTGGTCGCGGCGCATCACCCAGCCGCAAGAGCGCAAACCCAAGGTCTATCACGTCACCACCGAGCAACCGATCACCGACGAGTACGCCGAGGTCTTCGCCCGCGGCCTGTACTTCGCCTTCGAGGGTCTCACCACCCTGCCCGCCGAGCTCGAGGTGCTGGACAGCCACCACGCCCGGCTGACCCTGTTCGAAGGGCGCTACCATCAGGTCAAGCGCATGTTCGGCCACTTCCGTAACCGCGTCGTCGCCCTGCACCGCGAGCGTATGGGCGAGATCGTTCTCGATCCGCAACTGGCGCCCGGCCTGTACCGCGCCCTCAGCGCGGCAGAAATCGCCAGCGTGTGA
- a CDS encoding cysteine-rich CWC family protein, which yields MNTSLCPACGQPNRCAQAASDNEVTHCWCFAVEVQPQALQELPPEALNRACLCPRCAGAVHITASRELD from the coding sequence ATGAACACCAGCCTGTGCCCCGCCTGCGGCCAGCCCAACCGCTGTGCCCAGGCCGCGAGCGACAACGAGGTGACGCACTGCTGGTGCTTCGCAGTCGAGGTCCAGCCGCAAGCGCTGCAAGAACTACCGCCCGAGGCCTTGAACCGTGCCTGCCTGTGCCCGCGCTGCGCGGGGGCCGTGCACATCACCGCTTCTCGAGAGCTCGACTGA
- the lapG gene encoding cysteine protease LapG — MLVAWLLALSLVAGGLQAQWDFQRIAARAEQLYGPLGAGKPRIDAWQRLLDEQRNAPEAAKLMAVNRFFNLQLRFRDDQQIWGVADYWATPVEALMRGAADCEDYAIAKYFSLRELGVPSEKLRITYVKAVRLNQAHMVLTYYPTPTSVPLVLDNLIDAIEPATERRDLVPVYAFNAEGLWVPGPAGGKQVGDSKRLSRWQDLLKKMRAEGFP; from the coding sequence TTGCTGGTGGCGTGGCTGCTCGCCCTGTCGCTGGTGGCTGGCGGCCTGCAGGCGCAGTGGGATTTCCAGCGTATCGCCGCCCGTGCCGAGCAACTGTATGGCCCATTGGGCGCCGGCAAACCGCGCATCGATGCCTGGCAACGGCTGCTCGACGAGCAGCGCAACGCCCCCGAAGCCGCCAAGCTCATGGCCGTGAACCGGTTTTTCAACCTGCAACTGCGCTTTCGTGACGACCAGCAAATCTGGGGCGTTGCCGACTACTGGGCGACGCCCGTCGAAGCGCTGATGCGCGGCGCCGCCGATTGCGAAGATTACGCCATCGCCAAGTACTTCAGCCTGCGTGAGCTGGGCGTGCCGAGCGAAAAGCTGCGCATCACCTACGTCAAGGCGGTGCGCCTCAACCAGGCACATATGGTGCTGACCTATTACCCGACCCCCACCTCGGTACCCCTGGTACTGGATAACCTGATCGATGCCATCGAGCCCGCTACCGAGCGGCGTGACCTGGTGCCCGTGTATGCCTTCAATGCCGAAGGGCTGTGGGTGCCCGGGCCGGCTGGCGGCAAGCAGGTGGGAGACAGCAAGCGCCTTTCGCGCTGGCAGGATTTGTTGAAGAAGATGCGCGCCGAAGGGTTCCCTTAA
- the lapD gene encoding cyclic di-GMP receptor LapD, translating to MSLFKQLCVAICVLMLVSFAGSVVVNVESSREQQVNQLRSHAQDAATALGLSLGSHLDDPAMLELMVSSIFDSGYFESIRVIGPDEKVLVERSGPSLGRGAPQWFADLVNLAPAQGDAIVSDGWNQAARVEVVSHPYFAIAKLWQTAYATFLWLALISLLCIILGVLLLKRQLRPLEYMVEQSNAIARREFLSAPNLPRTPEFRRVVNAMNQMVEKLKTLFDEEASRSEKLHAEAYQDSLTGLANRRYFDLDLQARLTGEERASSGVLMLLRVNDLIGLNQRIGGQRTDQLLKAVAEQLQQVSQGRFLLARNRGGEFALLAGGVDRHEAEQLAEQLCSALLSLQQTGASDCSPVAHIGITTFAPGASSSELYSALDAALAEAVSNGRSHWAFVGHRQQVAANNERNDWHRLLDSALEQGRFLQYVQPVVNAADPTQVLHNKVLARLLDEHGETIPAGQFLPWLERFGWTARLDLVMLDALLAQLANHEGPVALSLSGITVRDPLALQQVYERLRLHPAASGRLILELDEGQLPGSTELEAITRKLRSLGVELGLQHFGGRFSMIGNLAKLGLAYLKVDGSFIRGIDQEGDKRLFIEAMQRAANSIDLPLIAERVETRGEWEVLRTMGVSGVQGRLFSEPAAWA from the coding sequence ATGTCACTGTTCAAGCAGTTGTGTGTCGCCATCTGCGTGCTGATGCTGGTGAGTTTCGCCGGCAGCGTCGTGGTCAACGTGGAGAGCTCGCGCGAGCAGCAGGTCAACCAGCTGCGCTCCCACGCGCAGGACGCGGCGACGGCACTGGGTCTGTCGCTCGGCTCGCACCTGGACGACCCCGCGATGCTGGAACTGATGGTCAGCTCGATTTTCGACAGTGGCTATTTCGAGAGCATCCGGGTGATCGGCCCGGATGAAAAGGTGCTGGTCGAGCGCTCCGGCCCGAGCCTGGGCCGGGGTGCGCCGCAGTGGTTCGCCGATCTGGTCAACCTGGCGCCGGCCCAGGGCGACGCCATCGTCAGTGACGGCTGGAATCAGGCGGCCCGTGTCGAGGTGGTCAGCCACCCGTATTTCGCCATCGCCAAATTGTGGCAGACCGCCTACGCCACCTTCCTGTGGCTGGCGCTGATCAGCCTGCTGTGCATCATCCTAGGCGTGCTGCTGCTCAAGCGCCAACTGCGCCCGCTGGAATACATGGTCGAGCAGTCCAACGCCATCGCCCGCCGCGAGTTTCTCAGCGCGCCGAACCTGCCGCGCACTCCCGAGTTTCGCCGGGTGGTAAACGCCATGAACCAGATGGTGGAGAAGCTCAAGACGCTGTTCGACGAGGAAGCCTCACGTAGCGAGAAGCTGCATGCCGAAGCCTACCAGGACAGCCTGACCGGCCTGGCCAACCGTCGCTATTTCGACCTCGACCTGCAGGCCCGCCTGACCGGAGAGGAGCGGGCCAGCAGCGGTGTGCTGATGCTGTTGCGGGTCAATGACCTGATCGGGCTGAACCAGCGTATCGGCGGGCAGCGTACCGACCAATTGCTCAAGGCGGTGGCCGAGCAGCTGCAGCAGGTCAGCCAGGGACGTTTTCTGCTGGCGCGTAACCGCGGCGGCGAATTCGCCTTGCTGGCCGGCGGCGTCGATCGCCATGAAGCCGAGCAATTGGCCGAGCAGCTGTGCAGTGCATTGCTGTCGTTGCAGCAGACCGGTGCCAGCGATTGCTCGCCGGTCGCCCATATCGGCATCACCACCTTCGCGCCGGGGGCGAGCAGCAGCGAGCTCTACAGCGCGCTGGATGCCGCACTGGCCGAGGCCGTCAGCAATGGCCGCAGCCACTGGGCGTTCGTCGGGCATCGTCAGCAGGTAGCTGCCAACAACGAGCGCAACGATTGGCACCGCCTGCTGGACAGCGCCCTGGAGCAAGGGCGTTTCCTGCAGTACGTGCAGCCGGTGGTCAACGCTGCCGATCCCACTCAGGTGCTGCATAACAAGGTGCTGGCGCGCTTGCTCGACGAGCATGGCGAGACCATCCCGGCCGGCCAGTTCCTGCCGTGGCTGGAGCGCTTCGGCTGGACCGCTCGCCTGGATCTGGTGATGCTCGACGCCTTGCTGGCGCAGCTCGCCAATCATGAAGGGCCGGTGGCACTGAGTTTGTCGGGCATCACTGTGCGTGATCCACTGGCCCTGCAGCAAGTCTACGAGCGCCTGCGCCTGCATCCGGCGGCCAGCGGCCGTCTGATTCTGGAGCTGGACGAAGGCCAGCTGCCGGGCTCCACGGAGCTCGAGGCGATTACCCGCAAGCTGCGCAGCCTCGGTGTCGAGCTTGGCCTGCAGCACTTCGGTGGGCGCTTCAGCATGATCGGTAACCTGGCCAAGCTCGGTCTGGCCTACCTGAAGGTGGATGGCAGCTTTATCCGCGGCATCGATCAGGAAGGCGATAAGCGCCTGTTCATTGAGGCCATGCAGCGCGCGGCCAACAGCATCGACCTGCCGTTGATCGCCGAACGGGTGGAAACCCGTGGTGAGTGGGAAGTGTTGCGCACCATGGGTGTCAGCGGCGTGCAGGGGCGCCTGTTCAGCGAGCCGGCTGCCTGGGCCTGA
- a CDS encoding tryptophan synthase subunit beta, with amino-acid sequence MFYIKRNAEGELLRVQPEPFEGMNGELPADSEEARAWFSNQNVESSLLQLKQSDLDMIRVLEDLIDVLIKKGVVRITDLPDAAQSKLMGRSRARDALGGMNRLINDEERGLI; translated from the coding sequence GTGTTCTACATAAAACGTAATGCCGAAGGCGAACTGCTGCGCGTGCAGCCCGAACCCTTCGAAGGAATGAACGGCGAACTGCCGGCCGATAGCGAAGAAGCCCGGGCCTGGTTTTCCAACCAGAACGTGGAAAGCAGCCTGCTGCAACTCAAGCAGAGCGACCTGGACATGATCCGCGTACTCGAGGACTTGATCGACGTGCTGATCAAGAAAGGCGTGGTGCGTATCACCGATCTACCGGACGCAGCCCAGAGCAAGCTGATGGGTCGCAGCCGAGCGCGCGATGCACTCGGCGGCATGAACCGTTTGATCAACGACGAAGAGCGCGGCCTGATCTGA